One Heterodontus francisci isolate sHetFra1 unplaced genomic scaffold, sHetFra1.hap1 HAP1_SCAFFOLD_185, whole genome shotgun sequence DNA window includes the following coding sequences:
- the LOC137360485 gene encoding probable G-protein coupled receptor 139: MSAADLLVIILDLILRHIPIVYEEQFQFVQSISVCNIHAVLLYAATDCSVWFTVTFTFDRFVAICCQKLKSKYCSEKTSSVVLAKVTVLSCFKNIFWYFMLSGRYWLMNEPWFCYLTAGVRNSRIWVTIEFLHNILTPGIPFMVILLLNALTVRHILVSSRGRRRLRAHRRGESRRDTEMESRRKSIILLLVISGNFILLWAVLMVYSIWARMYDLGYEPFHLPWLLLELGFMLQLLSCCTNTAIYAVTQTQFREQLKNALKYPFTTIVKFIQ, from the coding sequence atgtcagcggcggatctacttgtcattatcctggaccttatattgagacacattcccattgtttatgagGAACAGTTTCAGTTCGTGCAGTCCATCtctgtgtgtaatatccacgccgtcctgctttacgcagccacagactgttctgtctggttcaccgtcactttcacctttgatcgatttgtggccatttgttgccagaagctaaaaagtaaatattgcagtgagaaaacgtcaTCTGTGGTTCTGGCaaaagtgactgtgctgagctgtttcaagaacatcttctggtattttatgttgtcAGGTCGATATTGGCTGATGAACGAACCGTGGTTTTGTTATTTAACAGCTGGTGTTCGGAATTCTCGTATCTGGGTAACAatagagttcctccacaacattctaacccctggGATCCCATTTATGgtgattctgttgctcaacgctcttaccgtcaggcacattttagtgagcagcagaggacgcaggagactccgagctcacagAAGAGGGGAAAGTCGcagagacacagagatggagagtcgaaggaaatccatcattttactgttagttatctcggggaatttcatcctgttgtgggcagTGCTTATGGTGTATTCGATATGGGCACGGATGTATGATTTGGGGTATGAGCCTTTTCATCTGCCGTGGCTTCTGCTGGAATTGggattcatgctgcagctcctgagttgctgcacaaacactgcaatttatgctgtgacccagacgCAGTTCAGGGAGCAGTTGAAGAAtgcgctgaaatatccctttactacgATTGTGAAATTCATTCAGTGA